The proteins below are encoded in one region of Juglans microcarpa x Juglans regia isolate MS1-56 chromosome 4D, Jm3101_v1.0, whole genome shotgun sequence:
- the LOC121260332 gene encoding protein RMD5 homolog: MELNSIKDAFDRVAKKQKLSCSKSQEVIDQIIQEIEKALGKIQPSLSDYNHVLSDLRTTLKDIAPLSQLEGTQKELNIALSKYAKVIEKSFNPDIAKAYRNIEFDVHTVNQIIAIHFYRHGFFDIGDCFISEARELEPAASMKSSFLEMFQILEAMKHWNLEPALNWAANNSDKLKQNGSDLVLRLHSMQFLEILKKGSRNEALKYARNHLTPFSSDHMAELQKLMACLLFTGRLDSSPYSALISPTNWEKLAEELSKQFCNILGYSFESPLSVTIAAGVQGLPPLLKFMNVMAGKKQEWQTMKQLPVPVELDKEFQFHSVFVCPVSKEQSTDDNPPMLMPCGHVLCKQSIMKMSKNSTKSFKCPYCPSDVEATKCRQLYL; encoded by the coding sequence ATGGAGCTGAATAGTATTAAAGATGCTTTTGACCGTGTTGCAAAGAAACAAAAGCTGTCCTGTTCTAAAAGTCAAGAAGTAATTGACCAGATTATCCAAGAAATTGAGAAGGCATTAGGGAAAATACAGCCGTCCCTTTCTGATTATAATCATGTCCTTTCTGATCTTCGAACCACACTAAAAGATATTGCTCCACTCAGTCAGCTGGAGGGTACCCAAAAGGAGCTGAACATAGCACTAAGCAAGTATGCAAAGGTTATTGAGAAATCTTTCAATCCAGACATAGCTAAGGCTTATCGAAACATCGAATTCGACGTGCACACGGTGAACCAGATAATTGCCATCCATTTTTATCGACACGGTTTTTTTGACATTGGTGACTGCTTCATAAGCGAGGCCAGGGAACTAGAACCTGCTGCTTCTATGAAATCCTCATTTTTGGAAATGTTTCAGATACTTGAAGCTATGAAGCATTGGAACCTAGAGCCAGCACTGAACTGGGCAGCAAACAACTCTGATAAACTTAAACAAAATGGATCAGACCTTGTTCTGAGACTTCACAGCATGCAGTTTCTGGAAATACTGAAGAAGGGAAGTAGAAATGAAGCTCTGAAATATGCCAGAAATCACCTCACTCCCTTTTCTTCCGACCACATGGCTGAATTACAGAAGCTCATGGCCTGTCTTCTCTTCACTGGAAGACTTGATAGCTCCCCATACTCTGCATTAATATCGCCAACTAACTGGGAGAAATTAGCTGAGGAGCTGAGCAAACAGTTCTGCAATATTCTTGGGTACTCTTTTGAGAGCCCGTTAAGTGTGACTATAGCAGCAGGGGTCCAGGGGTTGCCACCTCTTTTGAAGTTTATGAATGTGATGGCAGGGAAGAAGCAGGAATGGCAAACCATGAAGCAGTTGCCTGTGCCAGTGGAGTTGGACAAGGAATTTCAGTTCCATTCCGTCTTTGTATGTCCAGTGTCCAAGGAGCAATCGACTGACGATAACCCACCAATGTTGATGCCTTGTGGCCATGTGCTGTGCAAGCAATCAATTATGAAGATGTCGAAGAACAGCACAAAATCTTTCAAGTGCCCTTACTGTCCATCCGATGTTGAAGCAACAAAATGTAGGCAACTTTATTTGTGA